From a region of the Flavobacterium sediminilitoris genome:
- the asnB gene encoding asparagine synthase B: MCGILAIIGKGKEEALVQQLSKRMSHRGPDESDIHVTENGHILSHERLSIVDLHTGKQPIQGTSSAWMVHNGEIYNHSALRETVLKHHTFRTTSDSEVIVHLYEEFGYDFCDYLDGMFAFVVVDGDDFIVGRDPLGIKPLYYGIDERGRYYFASEMKSIADQCKTFSTFPPGHYYTNKTGFVKYYKPEWEDDLKAVEELDYTAIKETLTEAVRKRLMADVPFGVLLSGGLDSSLTSSIAKRLLGDSQTLHSFSIGLDENAPDLVAARKVAEFLGTEHHEVYFSIEEGIKNIENLIWHLETYDVTSIRASTPMYFMSKKITDLGIKMVLSGEGADEIFGGYLYFRNAPSSEDFQKETIERVQKLFTADLLRADKSTMAHGLEARVPFLDKEFLELAIKIKPEEKQPKRYKGIEKYILRKAFDTKEQPYLPDEVLWRQKEQFSDGVGYNWIDQLIEYCTTQVSDVEFAKAKDLFPYNTPTSKEAFYYRTIFHKHFPQESAAQTVRKWIPKWQENQDPSGRANAAHVQADIEIAKEKEIV, encoded by the coding sequence ATGTGTGGAATTTTAGCCATTATAGGAAAAGGAAAAGAAGAAGCTTTAGTGCAACAATTATCAAAGCGAATGAGTCATCGTGGACCAGATGAAAGTGATATTCATGTTACGGAAAACGGACATATACTTTCACATGAAAGATTATCAATTGTAGACTTGCATACAGGGAAACAACCTATTCAAGGTACATCATCTGCTTGGATGGTGCATAATGGTGAAATTTATAATCATAGTGCTTTAAGAGAAACGGTCTTGAAACATCACACTTTTAGAACAACTTCAGATTCAGAAGTAATTGTTCATTTATATGAAGAATTTGGATATGACTTTTGCGACTATTTAGATGGAATGTTTGCTTTTGTAGTGGTAGATGGAGATGATTTTATAGTAGGAAGAGATCCATTAGGAATTAAACCATTATATTATGGTATTGATGAAAGGGGAAGATACTATTTTGCAAGTGAAATGAAATCAATAGCTGATCAATGTAAAACATTTTCCACTTTTCCACCAGGACACTATTATACAAATAAAACAGGTTTTGTAAAATATTATAAACCTGAATGGGAAGACGATTTAAAAGCAGTAGAAGAATTAGACTATACAGCAATCAAGGAAACACTAACAGAAGCAGTTCGTAAAAGATTAATGGCAGATGTTCCATTTGGAGTTTTACTTTCAGGAGGATTAGATTCATCATTGACATCTTCAATTGCAAAACGATTGTTGGGAGATTCGCAAACGCTTCATTCATTCTCAATTGGTTTAGATGAAAATGCTCCAGATTTAGTTGCAGCAAGAAAAGTTGCTGAATTTTTAGGAACAGAACATCATGAAGTATATTTTTCAATTGAAGAAGGAATTAAAAATATTGAGAACCTTATTTGGCACTTAGAAACTTATGATGTTACTTCTATTAGGGCAAGTACGCCAATGTATTTTATGTCTAAAAAGATTACCGATTTAGGAATTAAAATGGTATTGTCTGGTGAAGGAGCAGATGAAATATTTGGAGGGTATTTGTATTTTAGAAATGCTCCATCTTCAGAAGATTTTCAAAAGGAAACAATTGAAAGAGTTCAAAAATTATTTACAGCCGATTTATTAAGAGCCGATAAATCGACAATGGCTCATGGATTAGAAGCACGTGTGCCATTTTTAGATAAAGAGTTTTTAGAATTGGCAATAAAAATTAAACCAGAAGAAAAACAACCGAAAAGATATAAAGGAATTGAAAAATATATATTAAGAAAAGCATTTGATACAAAAGAACAACCTTATTTACCAGATGAAGTTTTATGGAGACAAAAAGAACAATTCTCTGATGGAGTTGGGTATAATTGGATAGATCAATTAATAGAATATTGTACAACACAAGTATCTGATGTAGAATTTGCAAAAGCTAAAGATTTATTTCCATATAATACGCCTACAAGTAAAGAAGCTTTTTATTATAGAACCATTTTTCATAAACATTTTCCACAGGAAAGTGCTGCGCAAACAGTAAGAAAATGGATTCCAAAATGGCAAGAAAATCAAGACCCAAGTGGTAGAGCAAATGCAGCACATGTACAAGCAGATATTGAAATTGCAAAAGAAAAAGAAATAGTTTAA
- a CDS encoding porin family protein, protein MNKVKIYLSLAIFTLVTQISFSQVKDENIGSEVVNIVKPYTPTISDAFKVKETPVMEDDESMNKETIQYNIFSFPVASTFTPAKGKAASVDKVEREKIFRNYATLGFGNYSAVNAELFVTENFGRNSYVGGMLRHLSSQGGIKDLVLDDKYYNTSLDVTYGTRERDLSWNVDLGVKNQIYNWYGLPTKNIVFDEATIKEIDPKQSYNTIALGGKLNLENSFFNEASLLFKRFSDGFGSGENRFYVKPNFDFDVVNQKIKANFILDYVGGKFEKDYTASNEIKYSNVIFGTKPSILYQQDDLSVQLGAGIFYTTGKINGESDSKLFVYPNVKASYKIVGDVLIGYAGAEGGLNQNSYADFVDQSPFVSPTLFVAPTDNKYDIYVGLKGKLANAVAFNIRGSFNNEDNKPLFMSNEYVFQNANTEGYTYGNSFKVVYDNVKIASFFGEIKADFSKNVSLGINGTYNNYTTDEESEAWNLPQLKVGTTLDFDINEKWYAGVNVFFVGERKDRVSVQSLAAVFPPEFQPQDVTLDSYFDLNAHVGYKYNDRLTAFLRGNNLANQQYNRWTNFPVQGVQVLLGANYKFDF, encoded by the coding sequence ATGAACAAAGTCAAAATATATTTATCACTAGCAATCTTTACTTTAGTAACACAAATATCTTTCTCACAGGTAAAAGACGAAAATATAGGTTCTGAAGTAGTAAATATTGTTAAACCATATACTCCAACAATATCTGATGCTTTTAAAGTAAAAGAAACACCAGTAATGGAAGACGATGAAAGTATGAACAAAGAAACAATTCAATATAATATTTTCTCATTTCCAGTAGCTTCAACTTTCACACCGGCAAAAGGAAAAGCAGCATCTGTAGATAAAGTAGAAAGAGAGAAAATATTTCGTAATTATGCAACACTAGGATTTGGGAACTATTCAGCAGTAAATGCAGAATTATTTGTGACAGAAAATTTTGGGAGAAATAGTTATGTAGGAGGAATGTTACGTCATTTATCTTCTCAAGGAGGAATAAAAGACTTAGTATTAGACGATAAATATTATAATACAAGCTTAGATGTTACCTATGGAACACGTGAACGAGACTTGAGTTGGAATGTAGATTTAGGTGTTAAAAACCAAATTTATAATTGGTATGGTTTACCAACAAAGAATATCGTTTTTGATGAAGCAACAATAAAAGAAATAGATCCAAAACAATCTTACAACACTATTGCTTTAGGTGGAAAATTAAATTTAGAAAACAGCTTTTTTAATGAAGCGAGTTTACTCTTTAAACGATTTTCTGACGGATTTGGTTCAGGAGAAAACCGTTTTTATGTGAAGCCAAATTTTGATTTTGATGTCGTAAATCAAAAAATAAAAGCAAATTTTATATTAGATTATGTAGGTGGTAAATTTGAAAAAGATTATACTGCTTCAAATGAAATTAAATATAGCAATGTTATCTTCGGAACTAAGCCAAGCATCTTATATCAACAAGACGATTTATCAGTACAGCTTGGAGCAGGAATATTTTATACAACAGGAAAAATAAATGGTGAAAGTGATAGTAAATTGTTTGTTTATCCAAATGTAAAAGCATCTTATAAAATTGTTGGTGATGTATTAATAGGATATGCTGGAGCCGAAGGTGGTTTAAATCAAAATTCGTATGCTGATTTTGTAGATCAAAGTCCTTTTGTTTCTCCAACACTTTTTGTTGCACCAACAGATAATAAATATGATATTTATGTAGGATTAAAAGGGAAATTAGCTAATGCTGTAGCTTTTAATATAAGAGGATCATTTAATAATGAAGATAATAAACCTCTATTTATGAGTAATGAATACGTTTTTCAGAATGCAAATACAGAAGGCTATACATATGGAAACTCTTTCAAAGTAGTGTATGATAATGTTAAAATAGCAAGTTTTTTTGGAGAAATTAAAGCCGATTTTTCTAAAAATGTATCATTAGGAATTAATGGAACTTATAATAATTATACAACAGACGAAGAATCAGAAGCATGGAATTTACCACAGTTGAAAGTAGGAACAACATTAGATTTTGATATTAATGAAAAATGGTATGCCGGTGTAAATGTATTTTTTGTGGGAGAACGAAAAGATAGAGTTTCAGTTCAGAGCTTAGCGGCAGTTTTTCCTCCAGAATTTCAACCACAAGATGTAACTTTAGATAGTTATTTTGATTTAAATGCTCATGTCGGATATAAATATAATGACAGATTAACTGCGTTTTTAAGAGGAAATAATTTAGCAAATCAACAATATAATCGTTGGACAAACTTTCCAGTACAAGGTGTTCAAGTGCTTTTAGGAGCTAATTATAAATTTGATTTTTAG
- the gyrB gene encoding DNA topoisomerase (ATP-hydrolyzing) subunit B: MSEEVKKNNYSADSIQALEGMEHVRMRPSMYIGDTGVRGLHHLVYEVVDNSIDEALAGHCDTISVFINEDNSISVEDNGRGIPVDIHKKEGISALEVVMTKIGAGGKFDKDSYKVSGGLHGVGVSCVNALSDNLRATVYRDGKIWEQEYEKGKSLYPVKQIGTTEKRGTMVTFKPDATIFTQTLEYSYDTLAARMRELSFLNKGITITLTDKRNKDKEGNFISEIFHSKEGLKEFVKFLDGNRVPIISHVISMENDKGEIPVEVALIYNESYNENIFSYVNNINTHEGGTHLQGFRMGLTRTLKKYADASGLLDKLKFEISGDDFREGLTAIISVKIQEPQFEGQTKTKLGNREVVSPVSQAVAEMLENYLEENPNDAKIIVQKVILAAQARHAAKKAREMVQRKTVMGGGGLPGKLSDCSEQDPAKCEIFLVEGDSAGGTAKQGRDRMFQAILPLRGKILNVEKAMQHKVFENEEIRNIFTALGVTVGTEEDSKALNLSKLRYHKVVIMCDADVDGSHISTLILTFFFRYMKELIEGGHVYIAAPPLYLVKKGNKKEYAWNDNQRDKIAMQMGGGVNIQRYKGLGEMNAEQLWDTTLNPDFRTLRQVTIDSLSEADRVFSMLMGDEVPPRREFIEKNAAYAKIDV, translated from the coding sequence ATGAGTGAAGAAGTAAAGAAAAACAATTATTCAGCCGACAGTATTCAGGCTTTAGAAGGAATGGAGCATGTTAGAATGCGACCTTCTATGTATATTGGAGATACTGGAGTTAGAGGTTTACATCATTTAGTATATGAAGTTGTTGATAATTCAATTGATGAAGCTTTAGCTGGACATTGTGATACTATATCTGTATTTATAAATGAAGATAATTCTATTTCGGTTGAAGATAATGGTCGTGGTATTCCTGTAGATATTCATAAGAAAGAAGGAATCTCTGCTTTGGAAGTTGTAATGACTAAAATTGGAGCAGGAGGTAAGTTTGATAAAGATTCATATAAAGTTTCTGGAGGACTTCATGGTGTAGGTGTATCATGTGTAAATGCATTGTCTGATAATCTAAGAGCAACTGTATATAGAGACGGGAAAATTTGGGAACAAGAATATGAAAAAGGAAAATCTTTATATCCTGTTAAACAAATTGGAACAACAGAGAAAAGAGGTACAATGGTTACATTTAAACCAGATGCTACAATTTTTACTCAAACATTAGAATACTCTTATGATACTTTAGCAGCTCGTATGCGAGAGTTATCGTTTTTGAATAAAGGGATTACAATTACATTAACAGATAAGAGAAATAAAGATAAAGAAGGAAACTTTATATCAGAAATTTTTCATTCTAAAGAAGGATTAAAAGAATTCGTTAAATTTTTAGATGGCAATAGAGTGCCAATCATTAGTCATGTTATTAGCATGGAAAATGATAAAGGAGAAATCCCTGTTGAGGTCGCTTTAATTTATAATGAAAGTTATAATGAAAATATCTTTTCTTATGTAAATAATATTAATACTCACGAAGGAGGAACGCATTTACAAGGTTTTCGTATGGGATTAACCCGAACTTTGAAAAAATATGCAGATGCTTCTGGGTTATTAGATAAATTAAAGTTTGAAATATCAGGTGATGATTTCCGTGAAGGTTTAACGGCTATTATTTCTGTAAAAATACAAGAACCTCAATTTGAAGGTCAAACTAAAACAAAATTAGGAAATAGAGAAGTTGTTTCTCCTGTTTCTCAGGCAGTAGCAGAAATGCTTGAAAATTATTTGGAAGAGAATCCTAATGATGCAAAAATTATTGTTCAAAAAGTAATTTTAGCAGCTCAAGCACGTCATGCAGCTAAAAAAGCTAGAGAAATGGTACAACGTAAAACCGTTATGGGCGGTGGAGGTTTACCAGGGAAACTTTCTGATTGTTCTGAACAAGATCCTGCAAAATGTGAAATTTTCCTTGTTGAGGGAGATTCGGCAGGTGGTACTGCAAAACAAGGGCGAGATAGGATGTTTCAAGCTATTTTGCCATTAAGAGGTAAGATTTTGAACGTTGAAAAAGCAATGCAGCATAAAGTCTTTGAAAATGAAGAAATTCGTAATATTTTTACTGCATTAGGCGTAACTGTTGGTACAGAAGAAGATAGTAAAGCTTTAAATCTTTCAAAATTAAGATATCATAAAGTAGTAATCATGTGTGATGCCGATGTCGACGGTAGTCATATCTCAACACTTATCCTAACATTCTTCTTCAGATATATGAAAGAATTGATTGAAGGAGGACACGTATATATTGCTGCACCACCTTTGTACTTAGTGAAAAAAGGAAATAAAAAAGAATATGCTTGGAATGATAATCAACGTGATAAAATTGCAATGCAAATGGGTGGAGGTGTAAACATTCAGAGGTATAAAGGTCTTGGAGAGATGAATGCTGAACAGTTATGGGATACAACTCTTAATCCAGATTTTAGAACACTACGCCAAGTAACAATAGATAGTTTATCTGAGGCGGATAGAGTGTTTTCAATGTTAATGGGAGATGAAGTTCCTCCTCGTAGAGAGTTTATTGAGAAAAATGCAGCTTATGCTAAAATTGATGTTTAG
- a CDS encoding tetratricopeptide repeat protein, whose product MIKILKLSLFFLFVSPLMVSAQQSSIYTHDLKEYDRAVALYKDKQYQSAQILFERVKKEVSNQEVQADCAYYIANCAIRLNQMGADDLIEKFVEDYPTSTKQNQAYIEVAHYYFEQGSYAKSLEWFDKVNESSMSYEDQEKYNFQKGYSYFTAKNTTEASKYFNKVLNSKTFGSQAKYYLGYMSYETDDYNTANQYFDQVQDKDKYKEKMGYFQADMNFKLGNFQKAIDLGQEQIPKSNAIEKSELSKIIGESYFNLKQYDKALPYLLEYKGKKGKWNNTDYYQLGYAYYQQKDYENAIAQFNKIINGNDFVAQNAYYHLAESYLETGKKQQALNAFKTASEMEFEPKIQEDACLNYAKLSYEIGNPYQSVPEILNAYLDKYPNNSNKEEINTLLISSYITSKNYAEALVLLEKNKSPENKLAYQKVTFYRGLELYTDSNYQEAYSLFKKSISENKDSKFTARATFWKAETEYNLDQYKEAMLSFKQFMNYNEAASTPEYKNVNYNLAYSYFKLKEYDNAIKHFTDFTAEVMNDNVRKTDAYLRLGDCNFISAKYWPAMEAYNKTIELKSVNSDYAAFQKGISYGFVDRNDRKIEDLEKFVKTYPNSQYADDAFYELGNTYVNENNESKAVATYDKLITNYKTSSYVAKAILKQGLIYYNNNKSDQALTKFKKVAAEYPGSPESLEAVSTARLIYVDSGKVDEYSNWVKTLSFVEVSNADLDNTTYESAEKQYLMNNAKQAISGFSSYVAKFPNGIHALKANFYLAQLYFADKLESNSIKHYEYVVNQSRNEFTEQALARLCQVHLKTNDYDKAIPVLKRLENEADFPQNKTYAQSNLMKSYYEKEDYTSAVVYADKVLANDKIDDRIKSDAQIIVARSAIKTNDEVKAKQAYADLLKIAKGELAAEALYYDAYFKNKEEKFEASNKVVQKIAKDYSGYKYYGAKGLVIMAKNFYGLKDSFQATYILESVIKNFSDYPDVVEEAKTELNKIKTEVSKTNSSVTN is encoded by the coding sequence ATGATAAAAATACTGAAACTTTCCTTATTCTTTTTATTTGTTAGTCCATTAATGGTTTCAGCTCAACAATCTTCAATTTATACACACGATTTGAAAGAGTATGATAGAGCTGTCGCATTGTATAAGGATAAACAATATCAATCCGCTCAAATTTTATTTGAAAGAGTTAAAAAAGAAGTCTCAAATCAGGAAGTACAAGCTGATTGTGCCTATTATATTGCGAATTGTGCTATTCGATTAAATCAAATGGGAGCAGATGACTTAATTGAAAAATTTGTAGAAGATTACCCTACAAGTACAAAACAAAACCAAGCCTATATTGAAGTAGCTCACTATTACTTTGAGCAAGGTAGCTATGCTAAATCATTAGAATGGTTTGATAAAGTAAATGAAAGTTCAATGTCTTACGAAGATCAAGAAAAATATAATTTTCAAAAAGGATATTCTTATTTTACAGCAAAAAACACCACTGAAGCATCAAAATATTTCAATAAAGTATTAAACTCTAAAACATTTGGTAGTCAAGCTAAATACTATTTAGGTTATATGTCTTATGAAACAGATGATTATAATACTGCGAATCAATATTTTGATCAAGTACAAGATAAAGATAAGTATAAAGAGAAAATGGGCTATTTTCAAGCCGATATGAATTTCAAATTAGGGAATTTTCAAAAAGCAATAGATTTAGGTCAAGAGCAAATTCCTAAGTCAAATGCAATTGAAAAAAGCGAATTATCTAAGATTATAGGTGAAAGTTATTTTAATTTAAAGCAATATGATAAAGCATTACCTTATTTGTTAGAATATAAAGGGAAAAAAGGAAAATGGAATAATACAGATTATTATCAATTGGGATATGCTTATTATCAGCAAAAAGATTATGAAAATGCAATTGCTCAGTTTAATAAGATTATTAATGGAAATGATTTTGTAGCCCAAAATGCTTATTATCATTTAGCTGAAAGTTATTTAGAAACAGGTAAAAAACAACAAGCTTTAAATGCATTCAAAACGGCATCAGAAATGGAGTTTGAGCCTAAAATTCAAGAAGATGCTTGTTTAAATTATGCTAAATTGAGTTATGAAATAGGAAATCCATATCAATCTGTTCCTGAAATTTTAAATGCTTATTTAGATAAATACCCTAACAATTCTAATAAAGAGGAGATTAATACATTATTAATTAGTTCTTACATTACATCAAAAAATTATGCAGAAGCACTAGTCTTATTAGAAAAAAATAAATCACCAGAAAATAAGTTAGCATATCAAAAAGTAACTTTTTATAGAGGATTAGAATTGTACACAGACAGTAATTATCAAGAAGCATATTCATTATTTAAAAAATCCATTTCGGAAAATAAAGATTCAAAATTTACAGCGCGTGCTACTTTTTGGAAAGCTGAAACAGAATATAATTTAGATCAATATAAAGAAGCAATGCTAAGTTTTAAACAGTTCATGAACTATAATGAAGCAGCATCTACACCAGAATATAAAAATGTGAATTATAACTTAGCTTATTCATACTTCAAGTTAAAAGAATATGACAATGCTATAAAGCACTTTACAGATTTTACCGCTGAGGTAATGAACGATAATGTGAGAAAAACAGATGCTTATCTTCGTTTAGGAGACTGTAATTTTATTTCAGCTAAATATTGGCCTGCAATGGAAGCTTATAATAAAACGATTGAATTAAAAAGTGTTAATTCAGATTATGCGGCCTTTCAAAAGGGAATTAGTTACGGATTTGTAGATAGAAACGATAGAAAAATAGAAGATTTAGAAAAATTTGTAAAAACGTATCCAAACTCGCAATATGCGGATGATGCATTTTACGAATTGGGAAATACTTATGTAAATGAAAATAATGAATCTAAAGCAGTTGCCACTTACGATAAATTAATTACTAATTATAAAACAAGTTCTTATGTAGCAAAAGCAATTTTAAAACAAGGGTTAATTTATTACAATAATAATAAAAGTGATCAAGCATTAACGAAGTTTAAAAAAGTAGCTGCCGAATATCCAGGAAGTCCAGAATCATTAGAAGCAGTTTCTACGGCTAGATTAATTTATGTAGATAGTGGAAAAGTAGATGAATATTCAAATTGGGTTAAAACATTAAGCTTTGTTGAAGTTTCAAATGCCGATTTAGATAATACAACTTACGAATCTGCTGAAAAACAATATTTAATGAACAATGCAAAACAAGCTATTTCTGGATTTAGTAGTTATGTTGCTAAATTTCCTAATGGAATTCATGCATTAAAAGCAAACTTCTATTTAGCTCAATTATACTTTGCAGATAAGTTAGAATCTAATTCAATTAAACATTATGAATATGTTGTAAATCAGTCAAGAAACGAGTTTACAGAGCAAGCTTTAGCACGTTTATGTCAAGTACATTTAAAAACAAACGATTATGATAAAGCAATTCCTGTTTTAAAGCGTTTAGAAAATGAAGCCGATTTTCCTCAAAATAAAACGTATGCACAATCTAATTTGATGAAATCGTATTATGAAAAAGAAGATTATACAAGTGCTGTTGTTTATGCAGATAAAGTGTTAGCAAATGACAAAATTGATGATAGAATTAAAAGTGATGCTCAAATTATTGTAGCACGTTCAGCAATTAAAACAAATGACGAAGTTAAGGCAAAACAAGCTTATGCTGATTTATTAAAAATTGCAAAAGGAGAATTAGCAGCAGAAGCGCTATATTATGATGCATATTTCAAAAATAAAGAAGAAAAATTTGAAGCTTCAAATAAAGTAGTTCAGAAAATCGCAAAAGATTATTCAGGATATAAATATTACGGAGCAAAAGGATTAGTGATAATGGCTAAGAATTTTTATGGATTAAAAGACAGTTTTCAAGCAACTTATATTTTGGAAAGTGTAATTAAGAATTTCTCAGATTATCCAGATGTTGTAGAGGAAGCTAAAACAGAATTAAATAAAATTAAAACTGAAGTGTCTAAAACAAATTCATCAGTAACTAATTAG
- a CDS encoding cell division ATP-binding protein FtsE: MSQTILSLKEITVFQEKNPILTDVNLEVTNGDFIYLIGKTGAGKSSFLKTLYADLFLTEGEGNIVGYDLRNLKEKDIPYLRRKLGVVFQDFKLLPDRNVKQNLLFVLKATGWTATEEMNVKIDEVLDKVGMKNYQSKMPHQLSGGEQQRIAIARALLNDPELILADEPTGNLDPQTSVEVMEVLRKINSTGKTIIMATHDYALLLKFPAKTLKFDGGKVFEVVQRTV; this comes from the coding sequence ATGTCTCAAACAATTCTTTCATTAAAAGAAATTACAGTATTTCAAGAGAAAAATCCTATACTAACAGATGTTAACTTAGAGGTTACAAATGGAGATTTTATATATCTAATAGGAAAAACTGGAGCAGGAAAAAGTAGTTTTTTAAAGACATTATATGCTGATTTATTTTTGACAGAAGGAGAAGGAAACATTGTAGGATATGATTTAAGAAATTTAAAAGAAAAAGATATTCCTTATTTGAGAAGAAAACTAGGAGTTGTTTTTCAAGACTTTAAATTACTACCTGATAGAAATGTTAAGCAAAATCTTTTATTTGTTTTAAAAGCTACAGGTTGGACTGCAACTGAAGAGATGAACGTTAAAATTGATGAAGTTTTAGACAAGGTAGGTATGAAAAATTATCAATCAAAAATGCCTCATCAACTTTCGGGTGGAGAACAACAACGAATTGCTATTGCAAGGGCTTTACTAAATGATCCTGAATTAATTTTAGCCGATGAGCCTACTGGAAATTTAGACCCTCAAACAAGTGTAGAAGTTATGGAAGTGCTTCGAAAAATAAATAGTACTGGAAAAACTATAATTATGGCAACACATGATTATGCTTTGTTATTAAAATTTCCTGCAAAAACACTAAAATTTGACGGTGGAAAAGTTTTTGAAGTAGTACAAAGAACGGTTTAA
- the mdh gene encoding malate dehydrogenase has protein sequence MKVTIVGAGNVGATCADVISYRGIASEVVLLDIKEGFAEGKAMDIMQCATTTVFNTKVSGSTNDYSKTAGSDVVVITSGIPRKPGMTREELIGINAGIVKSVAENVLTHSPNAIIVVVSNPMDTMTYLTLKATGLPKNRVIGMGGALDSSRFKYFLSQALQKPGNDVQGMVIGGHGDTTMIPLTRLASYNGSPVSNFLSQEELDKVAASTMVGGATLTGLLGTSAWYAPGASVAYLVDSILNDQKRMIPCSVMLEGEYGQNDICIGVPCIIGKNGVEEIVDVQLNDTEKALFAKSADAVRNMNADLKAVL, from the coding sequence ATGAAAGTAACTATAGTAGGTGCAGGAAATGTAGGTGCAACATGTGCAGATGTAATTTCATATAGAGGAATTGCAAGTGAAGTAGTATTATTAGATATCAAAGAAGGATTTGCAGAAGGAAAAGCAATGGATATCATGCAATGTGCTACAACTACAGTTTTTAATACAAAAGTTTCAGGAAGTACAAATGATTATTCAAAAACAGCAGGGAGTGATGTAGTAGTAATTACTTCGGGTATTCCTAGAAAACCAGGAATGACTCGTGAAGAATTAATAGGAATTAATGCTGGAATTGTAAAATCAGTTGCGGAAAATGTATTAACTCACTCACCTAATGCAATTATTGTTGTGGTTTCTAACCCAATGGATACTATGACTTATTTAACATTAAAAGCAACAGGTTTGCCAAAGAATAGAGTAATAGGTATGGGAGGAGCTTTGGATAGCTCTCGTTTTAAATACTTTTTATCTCAAGCATTACAAAAACCAGGAAATGATGTACAAGGAATGGTTATAGGTGGTCATGGTGATACAACAATGATTCCTTTAACAAGATTAGCATCTTATAATGGTTCTCCAGTTTCAAACTTCTTATCACAAGAAGAATTAGACAAAGTAGCAGCTTCTACAATGGTAGGTGGTGCAACATTAACAGGTTTGTTAGGAACATCAGCGTGGTATGCACCTGGAGCATCAGTAGCTTATTTAGTAGATAGTATTTTAAACGATCAAAAACGTATGATACCTTGTTCAGTAATGTTAGAAGGAGAATATGGACAAAATGATATTTGTATTGGAGTACCATGTATTATAGGGAAAAATGGAGTAGAGGAAATTGTAGACGTACAATTAAATGATACTGAAAAAGCATTATTTGCTAAGAGTGCAGACGCAGTTCGTAATATGAATGCAGACTTAAAAGCAGTTTTGTAA